A window of Tautonia plasticadhaerens contains these coding sequences:
- the acnA gene encoding aconitate hydratase, giving the protein MADSFQSRASLQVDGRSYQIYRLDCLSGRGVDLARLPFSLKILLENLLRCEDGVTVTADDVLKLANWDPKAEPTDEIAFRPARVLMQDFTGVPAIVDLAAMRDAMARLGGDPKRINPLQPAELVIDHSVQVDEAGSALALLKNTELEYQRNQERYAFLRWGQKGFDNFRVVPPETGIVHQVNLEYLARVVFTREEDGTPVAYPDTLVGTDSHTTMINGLGVLGWGVGGIEAEAAMLGQPVSMLVPQVIGFKLSGRLPEGATATDLVLTVTQMLRRRGVVGKFVEFFGDGLDHLPLADRATIANMAPEYGATCGIFPIDAETLRYLELSGRPADQIALVEAYAREQGMYRATGAPEPSFTDVMDLDLSTVEPSLAGPKRPQDRVTLGEVKAGFAHVLSQLIKGSDKAQAAELARQTGGKATTDPKAEDRLETEGGGGVAPGAEDPHAPAAESHPLTNGRGSITHGSVVIAAITSCTNTSNPSVMIGAGLLAKKAVGRGLKAKPWVKASLAPGSKVVTDYLDDSGLSASLDALGFNTVGYGCTTCIGNSGPLSKEITQAIHEDDLVTVSVLSGNRNFEGRINSEVKANYLASPPLVVAYALAGTIDIDLTREPLGTGEDGTPVYLKDIWPTQKDVQETILKSVRSEMYRRKYAEVFQGDERWRSLPTPEGDLYEWDDASTYVKNPPYFLGMGIEPEPVQEIEGARVLALLGDSITTDHISPAGSIKVQSPAGQYLRERGVEPADFNSYGSRRGNHEVMVRGTFANVRLRNQMAPGTEGGFTRMLPEGDVTTIFEASEEYARRGVPLIILAGKEYGSGSSRDWAAKGPKLLGVRAVIAESFERIHRSNLVGMGILPLQFGAGDDPKSLGLTGEEAFAIEGLKAVLDSGFASGRQVEVIATSDDGATTRFPATVRIDTPQEIKYYEHGGILSYVLRQLLKGARG; this is encoded by the coding sequence ATGGCCGACAGCTTCCAGAGCCGAGCCTCCCTCCAGGTCGACGGCCGCTCGTATCAGATCTACCGCCTCGATTGCCTCTCCGGCCGGGGGGTCGACCTGGCCCGGCTGCCGTTCTCGCTGAAAATCCTGCTGGAGAACCTGCTCCGTTGCGAGGACGGCGTCACCGTCACCGCCGACGACGTGTTGAAGCTCGCCAATTGGGACCCGAAGGCCGAGCCGACCGACGAGATCGCCTTCCGGCCGGCCCGGGTGCTGATGCAGGACTTCACCGGGGTGCCCGCCATCGTGGACCTGGCCGCGATGCGGGACGCCATGGCCCGGCTCGGCGGCGACCCGAAGCGGATCAACCCGCTGCAGCCGGCCGAGTTGGTGATCGACCACTCGGTCCAGGTCGACGAGGCCGGCTCCGCCCTGGCGCTCCTGAAGAACACCGAGCTGGAGTACCAGCGGAACCAGGAACGCTACGCCTTCCTCCGGTGGGGTCAGAAGGGGTTCGACAACTTCCGGGTCGTGCCCCCGGAGACGGGGATCGTCCATCAGGTGAACCTGGAGTACCTCGCCCGGGTCGTCTTCACCCGGGAGGAGGACGGCACCCCGGTCGCCTACCCCGACACGCTCGTGGGCACCGATTCGCACACGACGATGATCAACGGCCTCGGCGTGCTCGGCTGGGGCGTCGGCGGCATCGAGGCCGAGGCGGCGATGCTCGGCCAGCCGGTCTCGATGCTCGTGCCGCAGGTCATCGGCTTCAAGCTCTCCGGCAGGCTGCCCGAGGGGGCGACGGCCACCGACCTCGTGCTGACGGTGACGCAGATGCTCCGCCGTCGCGGCGTGGTCGGCAAGTTCGTCGAGTTCTTCGGCGACGGCCTCGATCACCTGCCCCTAGCCGACCGCGCCACCATCGCCAACATGGCCCCCGAGTACGGCGCCACCTGCGGCATCTTCCCGATCGACGCCGAGACGCTCCGCTACCTCGAGCTTTCCGGCCGGCCCGCGGATCAGATCGCGCTGGTCGAGGCGTACGCCCGGGAGCAGGGGATGTACCGGGCCACCGGGGCTCCGGAGCCGAGCTTCACCGACGTGATGGATCTGGACCTCTCGACGGTCGAGCCGAGCCTCGCCGGCCCGAAGCGGCCGCAGGACCGGGTGACCCTTGGCGAGGTGAAGGCGGGCTTCGCCCACGTCCTCTCGCAATTGATCAAGGGCTCGGACAAGGCCCAGGCCGCCGAGCTGGCCCGGCAGACCGGCGGCAAGGCGACCACCGACCCCAAGGCCGAGGACCGGCTGGAGACCGAAGGGGGTGGTGGTGTCGCCCCCGGTGCCGAGGATCCGCACGCGCCGGCCGCAGAGTCGCACCCGTTGACCAACGGCCGCGGCTCGATCACGCACGGCTCGGTCGTCATCGCCGCCATCACCAGCTGCACGAACACCTCGAACCCCTCGGTGATGATCGGCGCCGGGCTGCTGGCGAAGAAGGCGGTCGGGCGCGGCCTGAAGGCCAAGCCCTGGGTGAAGGCGAGCCTCGCCCCCGGCTCCAAGGTGGTGACCGATTACCTGGACGACTCGGGCCTGAGCGCCTCGTTGGACGCCCTCGGCTTCAACACCGTCGGCTACGGCTGCACGACATGCATCGGCAACTCCGGCCCGCTCTCGAAGGAGATCACGCAGGCGATCCACGAGGACGACTTGGTGACCGTCTCCGTGCTCTCGGGCAATCGGAACTTCGAGGGGCGGATCAACTCGGAGGTGAAGGCCAACTACCTCGCCTCGCCGCCGCTGGTCGTCGCCTACGCCCTGGCCGGGACGATCGACATCGACCTGACCCGCGAGCCGCTCGGCACCGGGGAAGACGGCACGCCGGTCTACCTCAAGGACATCTGGCCGACGCAGAAGGACGTCCAGGAGACGATCCTCAAGTCCGTCCGCTCCGAGATGTACCGCCGCAAGTACGCCGAGGTCTTCCAGGGCGACGAGCGCTGGCGCTCCCTGCCCACCCCCGAGGGCGACCTCTACGAGTGGGACGACGCCTCGACCTATGTGAAGAACCCGCCCTATTTCCTCGGGATGGGCATCGAGCCGGAGCCGGTGCAGGAGATCGAGGGCGCCCGGGTGCTCGCCCTGCTGGGCGACAGCATCACGACCGACCACATCTCGCCGGCCGGCTCGATCAAGGTGCAGAGCCCGGCCGGGCAGTACCTCCGCGAGCGCGGGGTCGAGCCGGCCGACTTCAACTCCTACGGCTCCCGCCGCGGGAACCACGAGGTGATGGTCCGCGGCACGTTCGCCAACGTCCGGCTCCGGAACCAGATGGCGCCGGGGACCGAGGGGGGATTCACCCGGATGCTTCCCGAGGGGGACGTCACGACGATCTTCGAGGCCTCGGAGGAATACGCCCGGCGGGGCGTCCCGCTGATCATCCTCGCCGGCAAGGAATACGGCTCCGGATCCTCCCGGGACTGGGCCGCCAAGGGGCCGAAGCTGCTGGGCGTCCGCGCCGTGATCGCCGAGAGCTTCGAGCGGATCCATCGCTCCAATCTCGTCGGCATGGGGATTCTCCCCCTCCAGTTCGGCGCCGGCGACGACCCCAAGTCGCTCGGCCTGACCGGCGAGGAGGCCTTCGCGATCGAGGGCCTCAAGGCGGTGCTCGATTCCGGGTTCGCCTCCGGCCGGCAGGTCGAGGTGATCGCCACCTCGGACGACGGCGCGACGACGAGGTTCCCGGCGACCGTCCGGATCGACACGCCTCAGGAGATCAAGTACTATGAGCACGGCGGGATCCTCTCCTACGTGCTCCGGCAGCTCCTGAAGGGCGCCCGGGGCTGA
- the pdhA gene encoding pyruvate dehydrogenase (acetyl-transferring) E1 component subunit alpha produces MAHAQTEAKPIVDREQALDWLRQMLVIRRFEERSAMLYQRQKIGGFCHLYSGQEACAVGSIGVLREDDYVITAYRDHGHALARGMEPRAGMAEMLGKASGCSKGKGGSMHFFQANRNFMGGHAIVGSHIPLAAGMAFASKYRGDDRVTICFFGDGAMDQGALHEAFNMAGLWKLPVIYVVENNLMSMGTHLHRHSAVLDLTQRGGPPYGFSASVAVDANDIEAMAETTLEAANRARAGEGPTFIEAKTYRYRGHSMSDPMKYRTAEELEKARERDPIALYEVVLRERGWVDDEGLELMQAEVKELIDEAIAHAEEAPEPGLDEIYTDITVSPHIPQE; encoded by the coding sequence ATGGCCCACGCGCAGACCGAAGCCAAGCCCATCGTCGACCGCGAGCAGGCCCTCGACTGGCTCCGCCAGATGCTGGTGATCCGGCGCTTCGAAGAACGCTCGGCCATGCTCTACCAGCGCCAGAAGATCGGCGGCTTCTGCCACCTCTACAGCGGCCAGGAGGCCTGCGCCGTCGGCTCCATCGGCGTCCTCCGGGAGGACGACTACGTCATCACCGCCTACCGCGACCACGGCCACGCCCTCGCCCGGGGGATGGAACCGAGGGCCGGCATGGCCGAGATGCTCGGCAAGGCCTCGGGCTGCTCCAAGGGCAAGGGCGGCTCGATGCACTTCTTCCAGGCCAATCGGAATTTCATGGGCGGGCACGCCATCGTCGGCAGCCACATCCCCCTCGCCGCCGGCATGGCCTTCGCCAGCAAGTACCGGGGCGACGACCGGGTCACCATCTGCTTCTTCGGCGACGGGGCCATGGACCAGGGGGCCCTGCACGAGGCCTTCAACATGGCCGGCCTCTGGAAGCTGCCGGTCATCTACGTCGTCGAGAACAACCTGATGTCGATGGGCACCCACCTGCATCGCCATTCCGCGGTGCTGGATCTGACCCAGCGGGGCGGGCCCCCCTACGGCTTCTCCGCCAGCGTCGCCGTGGACGCCAACGACATCGAGGCCATGGCCGAGACCACCCTGGAGGCCGCCAACCGCGCCCGGGCCGGCGAGGGGCCCACCTTCATCGAGGCCAAGACCTACCGCTACCGCGGCCACTCGATGAGCGACCCGATGAAGTACCGCACCGCCGAGGAGCTGGAGAAGGCCCGCGAGCGCGACCCGATCGCGCTGTACGAGGTCGTCCTTCGCGAGCGCGGCTGGGTCGACGACGAGGGCCTCGAACTGATGCAGGCCGAGGTCAAGGAGCTGATCGACGAGGCCATCGCCCACGCCGAGGAGGCCCCCGAGCCGGGCCTCGACGAGATCTACACCGACATCACCGTCTCCCCCCACATCCCCCAGGAGTGA